The following DNA comes from Thermococcus piezophilus.
CTACAAGAGGCTGTGCGACATAGACGTCTTCGTTGAAGGCAAAAGGATAAGCTGGGTAAGTGTTTCAAAGGGCTTGGAGAAGTTCGAACTCGCAAAAAAAGCAAGGGAAGAACTTGAATCTTTGCTTAGCGAGGAATCCAGAGAGAGACTTAAGAACCTTGATGAGATGCTGTCTCGGTAACGTAGTCCGGGGGCACAAGTATCTCGGCTCCCTGTTCTTCTGGATTTATGCTCTTCTTGATTCTTATCAGTAAGCCCCTGGAACACTCCACCGGGACAATCCTTATGGATAGCTCCCATAGCTGAGCCCTAGCACGCTCGCTGATTAGACTGGGGTTGATGAAGTAAATCGCAATTCTTTGTGGGATGTTGAGGAAGGATCTAAGCAGATCCATAAAAACATCTCATCCCTGCTCCCTGTGCTACTCTTCACGATGAGTTTCTCCAAGCCAAGGACAAGCAGCACAGTTTCCGGATGAGAGTTAAGGTATCTGTAGAATGTGTCCTGGTACTTTCTAATATAAAACCCTCTCGTCGTGAGACACGTCAATGTGTGCTATCAGATTCCCTATCCGTATCATCCCCCACCCTTTATGACGTCTAACTTGTCTAGGTCAAGGTCAAT
Coding sequences within:
- a CDS encoding DUF257 family protein, whose protein sequence is MDLLRSFLNIPQRIAIYFINPSLISERARAQLWELSIRIVPVECSRGLLIRIKKSINPEEQGAEILVPPDYVTETASHQGS